A region from the Rufibacter sp. DG15C genome encodes:
- a CDS encoding LD-carboxypeptidase translates to MTFRSRREVLASLSLAAASFPLLGFSSSDSKTVDKSPKTILPPRLKPNDTVGLICPAGAAFSKEKVQITVESLEALGLKVKLGKHVFDRFGYLAGTDQARAEDVNAMFADKSVQGILAIHGGWGCARLLPLLDYKTIQRNPKAFIGYSDITSLLLAITAKTGLVTFHGPVGSATWNKFSVDSFKQVLFDGAPALFENPKELGDNLALTKDRITTITPGTTKGRLVGGNLTVLTSIIGSEYLPNWKDAILFLEDTNENVYRVDRMLTQLKLAGVLHQVSGVVFGKCSDCEPGNNSYGSLTLEEVLEQHLQPLKVPVYSGAMIGHITHKFTIPVGAEAEINATNGTIQLLNGVVV, encoded by the coding sequence ATGACGTTCCGTTCGCGCCGCGAGGTGTTGGCTTCCCTTTCCCTGGCAGCCGCCTCTTTTCCCCTGCTGGGTTTTTCTTCTTCTGATTCTAAGACGGTTGATAAGAGCCCCAAGACCATTTTGCCCCCGCGCCTGAAACCCAATGATACCGTGGGCCTGATTTGTCCGGCGGGCGCGGCATTCAGCAAGGAAAAGGTGCAGATTACGGTAGAGTCTCTGGAGGCCTTGGGCCTGAAGGTAAAGCTGGGCAAGCATGTCTTTGACCGGTTCGGGTACTTGGCCGGCACCGATCAGGCCCGCGCCGAGGACGTGAACGCCATGTTCGCGGACAAAAGCGTGCAGGGCATCTTGGCCATTCATGGCGGTTGGGGCTGCGCACGCCTGTTGCCTCTGTTGGACTACAAGACCATTCAGCGTAACCCGAAGGCCTTTATTGGCTATTCAGACATTACCTCGCTGCTGCTGGCCATCACTGCCAAGACCGGCCTAGTGACCTTCCACGGCCCAGTGGGTTCTGCCACCTGGAACAAGTTCTCCGTGGATTCCTTCAAGCAAGTGCTGTTTGACGGCGCGCCGGCCCTGTTTGAGAACCCCAAGGAACTAGGCGACAACCTGGCCTTGACCAAAGACCGCATCACCACCATCACCCCGGGCACGACCAAAGGCAGATTGGTGGGCGGTAACCTGACCGTGCTTACCTCCATTATTGGCTCTGAGTACCTACCCAACTGGAAGGACGCCATCCTGTTTCTGGAAGATACCAATGAGAATGTGTACCGGGTAGACCGCATGCTCACGCAGTTAAAGCTGGCGGGCGTGCTACACCAGGTGAGCGGCGTGGTGTTTGGCAAGTGCAGCGACTGTGAGCCTGGCAACAATAGCTACGGCTCCCTTACCTTGGAGGAAGTTTTGGAACAGCACCTGCAACCTTTAAAAGTACCAGTTTACAGCGGAGCCATGATTGGCCACATCACCCACAAATTTACCATACCCGTGGGCGCCGAGGCAGAAATTAACGCCACCAATGGCACTATTCAACTGCTAAACGGCGTTGTGGTGTAA